The following DNA comes from Legionella sp. PATHC032.
CCGGCACCCAATTGAGCTTTAGCATAAGCTTGTCCAAAACGCTTGGCAATACCCATCACCTCCCCTGTTGATTTCATTTCCGGGCCAAGAATCGAATCCACGCCAGAAAACTTGATAAAGGGAAAAACAGGCAATTTAATAGAATAGAAAGAAGGCACATGATGATTATGATTTAATCCTTGATCTTTCAAGCTAATTCCTACTTTACAAAGAGCCGCTATTTTAGCTAATGGCAGTCCGGTAGCCTTTGAAACAAAAGGTACGGTTCTCGAAGCGCGCGGATTCACTTCCAAAACATAAATATCATCCGCTTGAATAGCAAACTGCGCATTAATCAAGCCCACCACACCTAATTTCAATGCCATTTTTCGAATCTGCTCTATCAAATCCTGTTGAACAACCACACCCAAACTAAAAGGGGGTAATGTGCATGCTGAATCACCCGAATGTATCCCCGCTTGCTCAATATGCTCCATGATGGCACCAATCAATACGTCTTTGCCGTCACAGACGGCATCAATATCTACCTCTATGGCATCATTCAAAAATTTATCAAGCAGAACGGGAGAATCATTAGAAACTTCAACGGCATGCGACAAGTAATACCTTAAATCCTCTTCTTGATAAACAATTTCCATAGCTCGTCCACCGAGAACATAAGACGGCCTGACGACTAGGGGATAACCAATTTTGTTAGCTAATTCAATAGCCTCTGCTTCGCTTCGAACAGTTCCATTATCAGGCTGGTGCAGTTTCAATTCTTTGACCATTTGCTGAAATCGTTCTCTGTCTTCAGCCATATCAATAGCATCGGATGAAGTACCAATTATTTTTACGCCATTAGCCTCTAAATCACGAGCCAACTTTAATGGTGTTTGTCCTCCATAATGCACAATGACACCCTCAGGTTGCTCAATTGCGACGATGGACAACACATCCTCTAAAGTAACAGGTTCAAAATATAATCGATCGGAGGTATCAAAATCGGTGGAAACCGTTTCAGGATTACAATTCACCATAATAGTTTGATAACCAGCGCTTCTTAAAGACAAAGCAGCATGCACACAACAATAATCAAATTCAATGCCTTGACCGATTCGATTAGGCCCACCTCCAAGAATCATAATTTTTTTCTTATTACTCTCAGCACGTGCTTCACAGCCGCCTTCATAACAAGAATACATGTAGGCTGTATCACTAGGGAATTCTCCAGCACAAGAATCAATCCTCTTGTAGACAGGCAAGACCTCTAATTCAACACGCTTTGCCCGTACTTGTGATTCTGTACAACCAAGCAACTTGGCCAAGTATGCGTCAGCAAACCCCCGGTGCTTCATCAAGTGTAAAGTGGTTTTATCCAGATCCTGAATCGTTTTTCCAATGATTGAGCGCTCTAAAAAAACCAACTCTTGAATTTGCGCCAGAAACCATGGATCGACTCGACTTTCCAGATGAATTTCCTCAAGTGATAAATTTTGCCTAAAGGCGTCAGCAATATACCAAAGTCTATCTGGAGTGGGTTCTCGTAAATGCCCTCGCAAACGAGCCATATCCTCTTTTTGAAACAGCGAATGCAATCCACATCGTCCTATCTCTAAACCTCTTATGGCTTTCTGTAATGATTCCTGAAAGTTAGAACCAATCGCCATGACTTCCCCGACTGATTTCATCTGCGTTGTGAGGGTGTCTGGAGTTTGTGGAAATTTATCAAAATTAAACCGCGGAACTTTAGTAACGACGTAATCAATGCTGGGCTCAAAGGACGCTGGTGTTTTACCTCCGGTAATTTCGTTTTTCAATTCATCCAAGGTATAACCCACAGCCAATTTTGCTGCGACCTTGGCAATAGGAAAACCGGTCGCTTTTGACGCCAAAGCAGAGCTTCGAGATACACGCGGGTTCATTTCCACAACCAGCATGCGTCCATCTTCAGGATTAATAGCAAACTGAACGTTAGACCCCCCTGTATCCACACCAACAGCTCTTAATACTTTAATCGCCGCATCTCGCATACGTTGATATTCTTTATCAGTTAATGTTTGTGCTGGAGCAACGGTAATGGAATCTCCAGTATGCACGCCCATAGGGTCAAAATTTTCTATAGTGCAAACAATAATGCAATTGTCATTTTTATCCCGGACAACTTCCATTTCATATTCTTTCCAACCCAGAACCGATTCATCGATCAAAAGCTCGCGAGTTGGCGATAACTCCAATCCTCTAATACAAATTTCTTCAAATTCTTCACGGTTATAGGCAATACCGCCTCCACTGCCACCCATGGTAAATGAAGGCCTGATGATAGCTGGAAAACCTAAACGAGCTTGCACTTGAATTGCCTCTTCCAGGCTATGTGCAATCGCCGACCTTGGCATATCCAATCCGATTTTAATCATCAGTTGGCGAAATTTTTCTCTATCTTCTGCCCTGTCTATGGCTTCACGCGTCGCGCCAATCATTTCAACCGAGTACTTGGCTAATACCCCCTCTCTTACCAAATCCAAGGCGCAATTTAAGGCTGTTTGTCCTCCCATCGTTGGCAAAAGGGCATCTGGCCTCTCTATTTCAATAATACGAGCCACTTCTTTCCATTGAACAGGCTCTATATAGGTCGCATCAGCAAGCTCTGGATCAGTCATTATGGTTGCTGGATTAGAGTTGACTAATATCACTCGATATCCTTCTTCTTTCAAAGCACGTACTGCTTGGGTACCTGAATAATCAAACTCACAAGCCTGCCCAA
Coding sequences within:
- the carB gene encoding carbamoyl-phosphate synthase large subunit, whose product is MPKRTDIKSILILGAGPIVIGQACEFDYSGTQAVRALKEEGYRVILVNSNPATIMTDPELADATYIEPVQWKEVARIIEIERPDALLPTMGGQTALNCALDLVREGVLAKYSVEMIGATREAIDRAEDREKFRQLMIKIGLDMPRSAIAHSLEEAIQVQARLGFPAIIRPSFTMGGSGGGIAYNREEFEEICIRGLELSPTRELLIDESVLGWKEYEMEVVRDKNDNCIIVCTIENFDPMGVHTGDSITVAPAQTLTDKEYQRMRDAAIKVLRAVGVDTGGSNVQFAINPEDGRMLVVEMNPRVSRSSALASKATGFPIAKVAAKLAVGYTLDELKNEITGGKTPASFEPSIDYVVTKVPRFNFDKFPQTPDTLTTQMKSVGEVMAIGSNFQESLQKAIRGLEIGRCGLHSLFQKEDMARLRGHLREPTPDRLWYIADAFRQNLSLEEIHLESRVDPWFLAQIQELVFLERSIIGKTIQDLDKTTLHLMKHRGFADAYLAKLLGCTESQVRAKRVELEVLPVYKRIDSCAGEFPSDTAYMYSCYEGGCEARAESNKKKIMILGGGPNRIGQGIEFDYCCVHAALSLRSAGYQTIMVNCNPETVSTDFDTSDRLYFEPVTLEDVLSIVAIEQPEGVIVHYGGQTPLKLARDLEANGVKIIGTSSDAIDMAEDRERFQQMVKELKLHQPDNGTVRSEAEAIELANKIGYPLVVRPSYVLGGRAMEIVYQEEDLRYYLSHAVEVSNDSPVLLDKFLNDAIEVDIDAVCDGKDVLIGAIMEHIEQAGIHSGDSACTLPPFSLGVVVQQDLIEQIRKMALKLGVVGLINAQFAIQADDIYVLEVNPRASRTVPFVSKATGLPLAKIAALCKVGISLKDQGLNHNHHVPSFYSIKLPVFPFIKFSGVDSILGPEMKSTGEVMGIAKRFGQAYAKAQLGAGCHIAKRRRAFVSVRDADKTRVGEIAKRLIELGFEIIATRGTALALQAAGVDCRRVFKVAEGRPHVLDFIKNNEIDFIVNTTEGKQAIADSFAIRRNALQHKVSYTTTLSGAEAACLAMKYEDRETVTRLQDLH